cattcctttttttttatcacaacgcatatgcattgttattattacttTACTTTGAggtattttgtccccttttattgctttctttttctttttctatttttttcttttccttttctcatttttttcaactaaaatatatacaagaacatcaatgcatatggtttaatatttaatgcatgagtatgtacccaatttccaaaatctcaacaaaaatataaaaacacacTTTTATCCCTACTAATGTTCCCAAaatttcccacacttgaatgatacaactctcactagtctaagctaatcaaaaacaaaggttgctgagttacgtcgggagcgggtcgaaactgacaaatgagctcattacctgcactagggatagacatgcatcatacttgtttgcgcatattttttgtgagtgtgttttctgtgattgtGGGTGTGCTAAATGATGGTTTGAATTCTGTATTCTATAACTGTTGAATTGGATTGTACTTTGTTTACTATTATTGCTGACCaagtatatataaaatgaatataactatacaccccgaccctactaagaactcacCAGTTCTTACCTCCTATCTCCACCCTTTTTAGTTACAAGTGTAAAGGTTTAGTGTGGAGCTATAGGAGTATAGAAGATTATGTTCACGAGTTGAGTTGTTAGAATTTATGTTCCCCTcatcatttattatttttagttttagaggGATAGGATTTGTTTTTGAGAATCTTGGAATAAATCTATCTATTTAATgctatgtgaatatatatatatatatatatatatatatatatatatatatatatatatatatatatatatatctttgtGGTTAAGTGgtttaaaataaagaattttcattttcttaattaaaagtTTAGGTTCGTATTCGCAAAGGTTCagtattaaataaatataatatgaAACTAAAGGAGTAAAAGTAGGTGATGCCGGACTTTTAGTGCGATCATGAGTTGCTAAAAATTAGGGTATTACACAAAATGTTCAAACCATTGGTTTAAACCTAAATTGTAGTTGCCCTAAAAAAATCTCGCAAGGTAAAAAGGATGCAGTCTAAGGCATAACCGCCAAGTAGTATCCGTTGAGTTTCCAAGGACCACCCATAAGGATTTTATCCATGCCCTCTAACAGGTTATACTTTAAAATAAAGTAGCCAAAACTCATATATATAATGTTGAATCCTCCTTTCAACCTCCATAACCCTTTGGGTATATGGATTAAAGCAGTGTAATTTACATGCTTTTCAAAAAACTTATTCACTAAACTTTCTTCATATGATGTAGCGAGAATTCTTCTTCGCTCTTCCAAGAAAGTCATGGATGGTGGTTCAATATCACCCTATTTACCAGAGACGATGGCCAACCTATTCCCATCCAAAGCCTCATTAACAACAAGAGGTTTAGATGCTGAAATTCCTACCACTTTGTCCTTAAAAGACACTTTAAATCCCTTTGATCTCTTCTTGACACCTGATGCAACCCTTCAATTCGCTCTCACTAGGATCACTTTTTCTCTTATTATCCATGCATCACTTTTTCTCTTATTATCCATGCATGCATCTTAAACTAAAACTTCACCTGCAAAACTAGACCAGAAAAGACGCACAAGTAGAAACCAGATGAAGGAAATCAGTCATTATGTATAGAAATATGTATTTGACGtctcataaaaaatatttattatactatcataaataaatttgattattttactATTATAGATTTGATTATTCTATTATGGTAGGTTTGATTTTTCATAGGCTaatcatttaactaaaaaaatatgtgaatcaatatgtataaatataaaaaagggtaaagtatattttttgtccctGAAGTTTAttaaaagtttcaaaaatactcctaaattttaatttgttttaattttatccttaatgttttcgatttgcatcaattTTATCCTTATCTTCAAATTTTTTGGTCAAACTATGGTcaacattattttttttcaataacaCCCTCCAAACcctcttctctttcatcatcatcaagaacaacAGCTACCCTCttcgccaagttcatgctgctgtctggagttaaacgccagaaaaacgtcatgatccggagttgaacgcccaaaacacgtcataacctggagtttaacgccaagaaaggcctctactcgtggatagctttaatctcagccccagcacacaccaagtgggccccagaagtggatttctgcaccaattatcttagtttattcattttctgtaaacctaggttactagtttactatttaaataacttttacagacatttcttgtacctcatgacattttcagatctgaattacatactttttgacggcatgagtctctaaactccattgttgggggtgaggagctctgcagcgtctcgatgatttaatacaattcctttgtttccattcaaacacgcttgttcttatctaagatgtttattcgcgcttaattgtgaagaaagtgatgatccgtgacactcatcaccttcctcaatccatgaacgtgtgcctgacaaccacctccgttctatatcagattgaatgaatatctcttagattccttaatcagaatcttcgtggtataagccggattgatggcggcattcatgagaatccggaaagtctaaaccttgtctgtggtattccgagtaggattccgggattgaatgactgtgacgtgcttcaaactcctgagggctgggcgttagtgacagacgcaaaagaatcaatggattctattccaacctgattgagaaccgacagatgattagccgtgctgtgacagagcataggaatgttttcactgagaggatgggaggtagccattgacaacggtgacaccctacatagagcttgccatggaaggaaccttgcgtgtgggaagaggatttcaaggaaaagtagaaattcaaaggacaaagcatctccaaaactccgacatgtttctcattactgcacaacaagtaacacttttattctcttttatttttataatcaaatctggtaatttcacttttaatcctattggcatcctgactaagattaataaaataaacattgattgcttcaagccaataatctccgtgggatcgacccttactcacgtaaggtattacttggacgacccagtgcacttgctggttagttgtgtgttGTTGATTCCCAACATGATTCCAACAAAGATCGATAAaggtaaaatttttttgttgaaatCTTTGAGAGCATGTTTGAAGATACGGTACCCACAAAGAGGAGAAAATAATTGAGAATCAGAAAGGACATGTACCTCTTGtttgttatggagttttgatctGTTGTTGCATGGAGCTGTTGTTGtgttttgttgttgttgatatTGCTATTGCTCATTTTTtatttgcttcttcttcttcttaaatGTTGATGGATTTGATTTCAAGTGCTTCATTGTTCTTGTTGGTTAGAGCCATGGTTAGGGATCGGTGGTGGAATGATGGGTCTTGTAATGGAATCTTCTTCAtggaagagagaaggaggatTTAATATACATCACTTGCGGTGGCCGGAATTGGGGCGCAAATGGTGACGGGAGTGTTGGGTAGCTgttgttcttgatgatgatgaaagaGAATAGGGTTTGGGGGGGTGTTATTggaaaaaaatattgttgacCATAGTTTGACCGAAAAATTTGAAGATAAGGATAAaattgatgcaaatcgaaaacattaaggataaaattaaaacaaattaaaatttaggagtatttttgaaacttttaaTAAACTTCagggacaaaaaatatactttactctataaaaaatatatgtggtggttgatttttttttttttaagaaaaaaaaggggtCAAAGACTCCGGCAGAAAATAAAGACTAATATGATCCTCTTAATCTAAAACAACCAAAACAATCAAAGGAAAGAGTTTGAGAGATGTCAGAAGAGGAACATCAAACACATGCAACCCAAGTGGTATAAGTCTTGCCCTTTTTTAGCTAGAGAATGAGCAACAATATTCCAGTTAGTGGTTAATTTGGTGACTGAATACACAAagtatttttgtataaaaaaaataaactttaaataataaacatgTCATGCTCTACTCAATTTGAGTCCACCGCAGTAGCTAAAACTTGTCCACCAAACGAACACTTGGTgtaattttgttttttgtttttgttttgttggaATTTCTATTTAAATTtgactattttaatttttaatagatataattttgaattttaaatgtACGAGAGAAAATATTTGAGACATGATATCTCCTACAAtcattttgttatattttttatagataaatAGTGTATTAAAGATTGATATACGTTggttatttaattatattgatactTTTATGTAGCATTGTTAAAAATTATCGAATCTATCGCCGGTTGACCCATTTAACTTTTAACCagtagcttttttttttttttctcaaaaatagATTCGTAAAAATGAGGCATTTAATGGATTTGGATCAATTAATCTGTGAATTAAATAGACTGATTTGCAAAATAAATAAGCGATCTGTTtaatctatttaaaaaaaatttcattcctttttctatttttttaatgttctaacaaattttttaacaatCTAACATAAATATCTTAACTTCTAATCCAATAATCTATTAAGAAAGACACAACATTTAACCCATATTTTAGTCCAAATATTAGTTTCTTATttgtaattgaaatttttttatttgacctGGCGGATTTTGACCTGTTTGTCATTTCTTAGTCCaataatttaattcaaattgCGGATGGCAGGCTTTTAGGATGGCAGTGTGGgacaaatttttttgtttgtcaCCCTTAGATATGTAGCATTATTTAACTATTTAATAAGAAAACAAAATCTCTATCAGCTTGATAAGTCTCACATTTGAtattattctaaaatttaattagtaaaaGAATGCGAATTAACTAATATTGTCTTTCAATACAGGCACTAGTAGataaaaggataaaattatatgagtaatgattaaaaattttaatttatctttttatttattctcttaacacttaaataaatgaaaattttaatatatattattttttaaaaacatcgaaaagttaaaaaatttaaaattttctttaattaGAAGTTAGGAAGATGATTAAGACTCCATACCaatcatttttcaaatttaaaattactaaaatatttgGACACTAAACCAGCCTTTTTCGTATTCATTTAATCcttgaataattatttttcagtcaaaatttttttagttactTCATTTTTAATCTCAAAGAATCACCCAAAACATGTTGCAGTCTCAATTTTTCGCTTCATTCAGAGCTTTTAGTTATTCTGtgtataattattaatttcaaacTATGAATACTAATATACTATACACGAAAACATTAAattttaactccaattttttgTCATACCAAAACATCTCTGGCTCTAAGCCTAATTCGCTTATTCTTTGCCAAGTGCCAAATTTCGACACAGGAATGATTAACTAACCAAAAATGAGGATTAAGGAGAAAAATGAAGATTATATTCAGATTCCAAACAAAAACTTCTCACAAGCAGAAACTCCTCATTCTCTTCCTAGTAATTAGGCCAACCCATACCTAACAACACACAACAAAGAATTAATAAACCATAGTAATAGAAAACGTCATAAAAGTTGCCCAAGTACTAAATTAGTAGTATGTCACATCACTTATCTCTTGTTTCCCTACGTAAACAATCTCTGTCTATCCTTTTCCACCATAAAAAAGAGTTGTAGCTCTAAAACAAGAAACTTTGACTCATTAATGGTAGCCTAAAGCATACTTTCCCTAAAAGCAATGTAAGAAGCAAAAATTGGTTGCATTCTTTTTAAGTGCCAATTTGAAGATATAGCTCActgtatatatttttgttttagaaTACGGTGATGCTATCATAAAATGTAAAGATtgtctttttttaataaaaaaatccacaaaaaaaaaatcatctacATTGCACATGttctttaatttataattttagtaaaaatcTTTGTTTTTTTACTACACCAATTCCTCTTCCTCACGCTATACAAGCCCACAACAAGAAGAGAAGAGTTTAGTGTTTTTGTAAGAGAGCTTTGAGTAGAAAGCAAGCAAAACAAAAAGAGCCTAAAACCAAAAACTTTCATCTTTTTCCAAGGGAAGCAAGCATATATACCACCATGAAAAATGTACttgtaataaataataaatatcaaGAAGAAAACCAAAAAGTGGGTGTTGTTGGGGACAATTTCTAGTCTAATTCCCATAAAAACACACATTTGTAAGaatttttctgcactttaagaTTCCTTCTTGCACACATTTTTAGCAAATTAAAGATGATGAGTGTGCATCAAAGCAGTGCCACAACAAAGAATAAATCTTTACAACAAACAGAACCACTTGTCCACTCTTCCTTTACTCTGGTGGCAATTTCTAGTAGTAATAAATCATCCAAGTGTCTACATGCATTTATAAAGGCGTCACATTGTTCTTCCTTTGGGTCTTTCTATACTCTGGAAAATTGGGAGTGCTATAAAAAGAGAGTTAAGTCATAACAGTAATAAGAAGCCTTCCATTTTGTGTAGCACTATTGCACATTATTGCATTTACCAAAATTTCTAAGTGGGTCAATGGGAACAAGCAGATTGAGACTGAGAGCTATGGTGCTTCTTCTCTACATGACTTTAGCATCTGTTTCTCTCACTCGTTGTGGTAAGTCTTGCCTTTTGTTTCGCCATTGTTTCATCTGCCATTGCTTTGGGTATAATATGTATCAGGTTTTTAGACTTCATTGTCGTCATTGCCCAAATGTTAAAATTCCAACTTAGATGTAAACAAATGTGCTTTGGACAAATGTATATATCATAATCAATAATTggattataatattattattgagATCAAACAAATTACATTTCTAATGGCAATTATGTCATGCTTGATCGTAGTTTAGAATCCTCTTTGATTTCCCCTTTGCAGATGCAGATAGATCAATGAGACTAGTATTGAAAGGCCCTAATAAACATAGAAGGAACATAACCAACAATAAGATCACAAAGAAATTGAAAATGACAAAGAAAATTGACCTTAACCCAAACACATTTTCATCAAACGCACAACCATATAGTGTTAGCTCCCCATTTTCTTTGCCACCTTATGAATCACTACCTCCAGTTCCATTACCAGACAGCAATAACAACCCTCCATATTGTGTGTATCCACCTCCAACTTCACCTTCAGCCAACATTCCAACCCCCACAGGGTATCAATCATCACCCCCTTACTATTACTCCTCACCAACAATTCCAACCCAAGGCCCACCACCAAGCCCAACAACAATCATTACCCCAGGCCCACCTGAGTCATTCCCTAGCCCAACAACAATTATCCCAGGCCCACCTGAGTCCATCCCCAGCCCAACAACGCCTGACATTGTTCCAAGCCCACCAGAGAATGTGCCGGGCTCACCGGAGCCCATAGAGAATCCCCCAATTATTATACCAGGCCCACCTGGCCCATCAATGAGCCCGCCTTCTTTTGAGCCCACCCCACCGTACTACATTCCGTCCCCTTCTAGCGGTGGTGTCAACCCTGGCCCACCAACTATTTATCCGTCACCAACCGGAGGCAACGTCCCAAGCCCGGTAGTGTTTCAGCCGCCCGTGATCTACCCACCACCAAGTGTTCCACCACCGCCGAACATGGCTCCTAGCACGGCGTTGTGGTGTGTAGCCAAGCCATCAGTCCCTGACCCAATTATCCAAGAGGCCATGAATTATGCTTGCTGGTCAGGGGCAGATTGCACTTCTATTCAGCCTAGTGGGCCTTGTTTTGAGCCCAACACTGTTTTTGCACATGCTTCATATGCTTTTAATAGTTATTGGCAAAGGACTAAGGGTGCTGGTGGCAATTGTGAATTTGGGGGGACAGCCATGTTGGTTGCTGTTGATCCAAGTaagtagaaaagaaaaaagagaaatttgattttctattttcGTTAATGTTTTACTTTATCTTATTTTcagttgatttttttatttataattttaattatgaaaagtAATACTGTGTATAGGTAGTTTCTTTTTCCAAGtaagataataattttttttattttgacaaACTTTCCATAAAATATCAAGAAATATTTAAACATTTTTCAATTGCAATAAAAAATACATCTTTTTTTTTGGGCAGAAGAAAAAAACTAGCCAGAACAAGTTCTAAACTCTCTATTTAGTATAAGCAACAGAatataatgat
The Arachis stenosperma cultivar V10309 chromosome 7, arast.V10309.gnm1.PFL2, whole genome shotgun sequence genome window above contains:
- the LOC130939171 gene encoding extensin-like, which produces MGTSRLRLRAMVLLLYMTLASVSLTRCDADRSMRLVLKGPNKHRRNITNNKITKKLKMTKKIDLNPNTFSSNAQPYSVSSPFSLPPYESLPPVPLPDSNNNPPYCVYPPPTSPSANIPTPTGYQSSPPYYYSSPTIPTQGPPPSPTTIITPGPPESFPSPTTIIPGPPESIPSPTTPDIVPSPPENVPGSPEPIENPPIIIPGPPGPSMSPPSFEPTPPYYIPSPSSGGVNPGPPTIYPSPTGGNVPSPVVFQPPVIYPPPSVPPPPNMAPSTALWCVAKPSVPDPIIQEAMNYACWSGADCTSIQPSGPCFEPNTVFAHASYAFNSYWQRTKGAGGNCEFGGTAMLVAVDPSK